From Panicum hallii strain FIL2 chromosome 2, PHallii_v3.1, whole genome shotgun sequence, a single genomic window includes:
- the LOC112883516 gene encoding CASP-like protein 5B3 produces the protein MKDIMGIPGTLGGLALRVSQFVCAAGSLAAMLSAYGFSNYSAFCYLVLQMTLQLIWSFILVCIDIHSLKINWDLRSTGNLWKYVIGDWILAIGSLAAASSATAVAILLAIDVEFCRVNPYLSCSRYKVFVILASMAWSFIAASAGSTFWLLVSLSE, from the exons ATGAAGGACATAATGGGGATCCCCGGGACGCTGGGCGGCTTGGCGCTGCGGGTTTCGCAGTTCGTGTGCGCTGCCGGTTCTCTGGCAGCCATGCTCTCCGCTTATGGCTTCTCCAACTACAGCGCCTTCTG TTACTTGGTTCTTCAAATGACCCTGCAGCTTATTTGGAGTTTCATCCTTGTTTGTATTGATATCCATTCTTTGAAGATTAACTGGGACCTTCGCAGCACTGGGAATTTATGGAAGTATGTTATAGGTGACTGG ATCTTGGCGATCGGCTCACTGGCAGCAGCTTCTTCCGCTACCGCTGTGGCCATTCTTCTTGCGATAGATGTCGAATTCTGCAGGGTGAACCCGTATCTCTCATGCAGCCGGTACAAGGTTTTTGTCATTCTAGCATCCATGGCATGGTCATTCATAGCTGCATCTGCAGGTTCCACATTCTGGCTGCTTGTTTCACTTTCCGAGTAA